Genomic segment of Desulfuromonas sp.:
GAGTTCCGATGCCCCGTCAACGCCTGGTTAACGTTCAGGACAAGTTGCCTCGACTCCAGCAGACATGAGTCGATAGCATGATACCGCTGCAGAACCTGCTCAACGGCATGGGATAATTCGTCCATGACAAAATCGAGATGCCGGATCTGTAATTCACAGACATCGACCAATAGCCGATTCAAGACATCATTATTTTCAAGTTCCTCATGTTGTAGAGACCGATTCAATTCCTCACGCAGGTCGGCAAAGGCTTCATTGACATGGAAAATTTTCTGGCGGGTAATATCATCGAACTGGAGCCACGAAACGATATTGTCAATATGCCCGTCAATGGCCGTCCCTATTCTGGCTAAATCATTGGCTTCCGAATTATCCAGAACATTGAGTGGCTTCAATCCCCGTGAAAGGTCAACCTTTTCCTCGAGAATCTTTTGCTGAACACCTGTTTTATGTTTCAGGTATTGAAATGACTCTTCAGATTTCTTGGTTTGTTCGCGCAGATTATTATGCAGCTGGACAATAGCGTCGAGATGTACTGTTGTCGTTTTTTCGCTGTTGACTGTTTGCGAATCTGACGCACCCGGGGCGAGTTCTTCAGGCTGCCCTTGTTCTTCCATGGTCGCGAGCCACTGTGAGAGCTCCTGCTGTTCAAGATACAACGATTCAAACTTCTCAAGGGCCTGGTGGAGGATCAACCCCACTGATCGATTACGTGCATTCAGACCACCGGAGAGGTTTTCAAGTTCCGTGTCGATCTGCGAGTAATTATGATCAAGATCCGGCTCGGCGGCATTGATGTTGCCTGATTTGAATGGTTTGATACGTTGTCGACAGCCATATACCTGCTGCCCGACATGGAGAAAAAAACGCTCTGTATATCCGGCAAGTTCTTTCAAACTTTATTCGAATTCACTTATTTTATCCAGGGTTTTCTGAATCGTCATAATCAGTCCCCTAACCTGATGCAGCCTTATCTTATGGTCGAGATGAGTAGATCTTGCATATTGAGGATACACATAATTACAAAATCAATACCAACTCGGTTGAACCCTTGTAAACTCCTGACAAGACATGATTTTTGTATTGAAGAGTAAAATATTAGACGCATTGCCCGCAACCCCAGGCTGCAGTTTCGCGGCATTGTACCAACAAACAAGCCATTATACCATTCAGAACCGGAACATTTACGCAGGCTCTTTTTCCCGGTGCTCACCAATCGGCAGGGCCATGGTTTTTCTGAGAAAACGTCAGAGCCAAGCTGACAAAATTCACCATGAAAAGGGATGATCCGGAACTCGGGAGCGATTCCCATCGGGTGGTTTGGGGTCAGATCTTCACATTTGACCTTTTGGATATAACATCTGTCAAATGTGAAGATCTGACCCCATTTTTACTCGTTTGCCAAACCACTCTGTTGAGCACTTCCAGGCATGATAATTACACCCCGCGCAGAGTTGTAACCGCCCATTCGGCCCTTGGATCCTCCAAATCAATCCTGGTGACACTGATATTCGATAGAATCTTGTCGTATTCTCTCTTTTTATGTTGATCCATCACAGGATCGGCATCAGAGGGCACCCACGGATGCAGGTAAACAACACTTTTCACATGGGCCTGGGCCAACTCCTTGGCACACCCGAAGCAAGGCTGCATTGTCGTATACAGCGTTGCGCCCTCTACCGCGATGCCGAAGCGGGCCGCTGACAGCAATGCATTCTGCTCGGCGTGAACGCAGATACAGAGATCATATCCCTGCCCGCTGGCGAACTGGCCACCGGGATTACTGCAACGCAGACAACCGCCATCGAGACAATTCTCCATCCCCTCCGGTACACCATTGTAACCGGTCGAGATCACCCGGTTCTCCTTAACAATCACCGCGCCAACGCGATTACCGGTACAATTGGCCTTTTCCCGAACAGCAAAGGCAATCCCCATGTAGTAGGTATCACGATCCGGCAACTCATTTGTCATGTCTTCATCCAATACTAAACAGCAGAGGCCGCCTCACCTGTCATACGAGATGCCCTGAAGTTGAATGTGAAGATCCCACAAAGAACGACCAGTCCCGCCAGATGGATCAACAAATCAGAGGGATACAGCAACGCAACCGCGCAGCCAAAAGTTATCAAACGCACAGGCAACTTCAGCGGCGCTTCCATGAAACCCTGGATCGCCGCGGTAAAAGCATACAACCCGAACATGGCGAAGAAGAAAATCATGAAAACTTCGTCCCAGGAACCACCGATAAAGGGGGTGTAAGCGAACAATAAGGGGACGATGTAAAGACCTTTGGCAACTTTCCATGACTGAAAGCCGGTTTCCATCGGCTTGGTACCTGCGATCGCAGCGCCAGTGAACGCAGCGAGAGCTACCGGCGGTGTGACATTGGAATCCTGGCTGAGCCAGAAGACAATCAAGTGAGCCGCCAGCAAGGCAAAGGTCATAGCGTCAGCACTGATGACCGCATCGCGAACCATGCCGGCCATATCGATCGGAATCGTATCGACAATCGCCTGTGCGGCAGCGGTTGTCATCGGACTACCTATCTCGGCGAATCTCTCCGGCACGGCGACCATAAAGAGCGCCTTTGCTGTTTCCGGAATGTGACCGCTCACCAACGCTTCGACCAACATATTATCCGCGATCAGAGCATGTAGCGCCGGCGCCGAGAGGGTTCCGAGAACGATATAGGCGGCCGTAACCGGCAACCCCATACCAAGCACCAGGGAAGCGAGAGCGATGAGCAGAATCGCTATAATCATGCTGTTGCCAGCCCACTCGGTAATCATCAGTGAGAAAGTATTGCCAACGCCGGCCGTGGCGATAACATTTACAATCAGGCCGACAGAGCAGAGCAGGATTGCCGTCATCACCATGTTTTTGACACCAATAGCCATCGCCTCAACGATCGCCCTGGGTCCCATCTTGTTGGCGGTAAGCCACGAAGTAACAACAACGGCAATAATACTGATGCCCGCAGCGTAGGTTGGAGTAAAGCCATAGATCAGAAGCCCGATCAAAATACCGATCGGCAGCAGGAAGACGATGCCGCCCTTCTTGAGGACCTCAATCGCCGAAACCTCCTCGCCATCAAGCGCATTCACATGATTCTTCTTGGCCTCGATACGTACGAAAAAGGCAACCGTAGCAAAGTAAAGGATTGCCGGGAGGATACTGACCAGAATGATGGTGTTGTAGGAGATTTGCGTATAGGTTGCCATAACGAAGGCACCGGCGCCCATAATCGGCGGCATCAGCTGCCCCCCTGTCGAGGCGGCAGCTTCAACTCCGGCCGCGAACCTGGCCGGGAAACCGGCCCGTTTCATCAACGGGATAGTGATGACACCGGTTGATGCCGTGTTGGCAACAGCCGAGCCTGAGATCGTCCCCATCAGCCCGGAAGCGAAGACCGCAACCAATCCCGGGCCACCAACCATTCGGCCGGCCACGGCTCTGGCCAGGTCGATAACAAACTCACCGGCCCCGGAACGGAGCAGAAAAGCGCCGAAAAGCAGAAACATGAAAACGTAAGTCGCAGAGATACTGGCAATAGTGCCGAAAATTGCATCATCGCCATATATACTGCGAAAAAGAATGGTCTCCAGACTGAGGCCGCTAAATTTAAAAACGCCATCGATCAGGCTGCCCCACCAGGCGATGTAAGACAAGGAAACAATAATCAGGAATGGGATAAACCACCCGGCCGCTCTGCGGGTAAACTCCAAGGCACAGAGAATGAGGATAATTCCGGCAACCCATTCAAGCGGACTCATGGTTACGCCCCGCGCATAGATCGCATCTTCACGGGCGATCAGGAAGATGGCCGAGCCGGCCGCAAGCAGTCCGAGCATTACATCGAGGGATTTCCACAGCATGTTCGGATCTTTTCGCAGCGGATAAACCAGCGACGCAACCAGGGCAAAGCCGGCAAAGTGCAAAGAGTTCTGCCAAAGACTGGGAAGGATGGTTACAACATTGAACCAGATATGCAGGACCGAGACGGCGACCCCCATTACCAATAGCAAACGACTCGGACGCAAATGACTTTCAGTCTCTTGATCTTCAGCTTCTTGTTCTGTTGGGTTCATCCAGAAATCTCCGGGATAAACTGCGGTCGTCCGTGTTAAGGGACGACCGCAGGGTGTAACTTAATATTCTATTTTGCCAGCAAACGCTCTGGAATTTTGATGCCAACTTCCTGATAGTATCTGGCTGCGCCCGGATGTAAAGGCATCGGCAGACCTGAAATTGCCTTTTCGATGGCCATCGCCTTGGTGGCCCCGTGAATCGCATTGAGAAAAGGCAGGTTTTCATAAATAGTTTTGGTGATCTGGTAGACAGCATCTTCGTCAACATCAGCCCGGACCGACAAGAAATTCGGCTGAGCGATGGTGTTGATATCCTTGGCCTGACCGGGATAAGTTCCCGCCGGAATAACGTAGCGTGTCCAGAGGTCGAGGCCGCCGTCGGCCTGCTTCAACTGCTTATCGGTAAAATCGAGAACGGCGATATCGCTGACCATATTGGCAACGGCCTTGGTAACGGCGCTGGCCGGAACGCCGGCGGGGATACCAAAACCGGAGATCTGGCCGTTTTGCAGGGCATCGGCCGAGGGGCCGTAACCGACATGGATCAAGTCATAGTCTTTTTCAATATCGACACCCAGGTTGCCAAGGATGACCGTGTTCGAGCCGAGAGTGCCGGAATTCTTCTTGCCCATCGACATCGCCTCACCCTTCATGCCGACCAGATCACTAACGGTGCCGGTTTTAGCAAACTTCTTCAGCACCGCGTAGTGTTCGACATTCTGCCAGAGCATGGTGACGGCACGCAGGTTTCTCTGCGGCCCGTCATTCTTGATCGGACCGGTGCCGTTCCATGCATAAGAACCGTAAAGGCCCTGGAGAATGGCAAATTGAACTTCATTGTCACGCAGCAACTTGACGTTCTCACCGGAACCTGCCGAGTTGATGGCCGACATGGCAATCTTCTGTTTCGGCTGAAGTTTGACCTTCACCAGCGTTGAGAGGGCTACACCCACCGGATAGTAGGTACCGCCGGTCGATGCGGTCGCCAGCAGGTAGTTGCGCTCTTCCGCCGCGCGAACGTCCGATGCTGCAAAGGGGGTGAGCATTATACTGAGGGCAACAATGGCTAACAGTGTTCTCTTTAAATTGAGCATTTGTTCCTCCTTGTACAGTTATGGTTAACAGTCTTATGAATTTACCATAAATTTAATGAAAGTGGCATACCAGGCAGGAAATATCTTTAATGAGTGGGGTCAGACCTTCACATTTGACAGAGCCAGAAAATAAGAAATGTCAAATGTGAAGATCTGACCCCTGATTGCATTGGAACTTTAATGGCTACTCATAATAAATTAATGATACATTATCGAGCAGGAGAGAGCATGACATGATCAACGATTTTCTTTTCGCGGTACATATCACCGCGCCGATCTTCTTCATCATCGGATTCGGCATATTTTTCAAGCGCCTGGGCTGGATCACTGACGAATTCGCCAGGATCGGCTCTGATCTCGTCTTCAAGGTCACCCTGCCTTGCCTGCTCTTCGTCAAGTTGGTCGACACCGATTTCGAGAATGGCATCCCGGTGCTTCTGATCACTTACGCCCTGATCGCCACGACCATTGTTTTTCTTCTGCTCGACAACGTTATCTGCAAGTCGATTGCTTCAGGCGCAGACCGGGGCGCTTTCGTCCAGGGAACGTTCCGGGGCAATATGGGCATCATCGGTCTGGCCTATTGCCTGAGTGCCTTCGGTGAGAGTGTGATCACCATCGCCTCGATCTACCTGGCGATCATGACCACACTCTACAATGTTCTCTCAATAATCACCCTGTCGCGCCATCAACAGCAGGAGAATACCCCGAACATGGGAGCCTACGTCATCAAGAGTGTGGCAAAGAACCCGCTGATTATTGCAATCGCGGCCGGGGTCAGTGTCGCCCTGATAAAAATGCCAGTGCCGGAGATCCTGCTTAGTACTGGAGAATATTTTGCCGGAATGACCCTGCCGCTTGCCCTGCTCTGTGCCGGCGCCTCGATCCGCCTGAAAGAATTTCAGTCATCACCGCTTCTGTACTGGGCGACCTGCGGCAAGCTCTTCTTTGTACCGCTGATTGTCACGGGAGGCGGGATAGCCATCGGTCTGCGTGGCGAAAGCCTTGGTGTCCTTTTCCTGATGAGCGCCTCGCCGACAGCTGCAGCAAGCTACCCGATGGCGCAGGCGTTGGGGGCAAACTACCATCTTGCTGCCGCCATTATCGCAGCAACCTCTCTGGCTTCTATCTGTTCATCTACTCTCGGAATCTTTTTGCTGCGGGTTTTTGACCTGATTTGACATTCTTAACATCTTGAACATAAGGGTGTTAAAGGGTCTCTTCACTCGGTCTGGGCGGCCGTTTACTTTTGTCTTGTTTCCTTGATTTAAACAATTGCGAAACCGCATCCCTCATAAAATTAATGGAATCGGCGCTTCCCCGCAAACTGAACCTGACAACCTTGAACCTGTCCGATTGCAACGGCAGAGCAAAACCGATTAAATTGCCCTTTTTCGCAGCTTTGTCGATCAGGTCAAAATCACTGAAGTAATATTGATATTTGTCGATTTTCGAAAGATATCCGCCACAGATAAATGAGGTATTGTATGCACCTTTGTCTGAATTTATCAGAACAGGGTATTCAGAATCTTTCTTGCAGGCTGTCTTCATGCCAATGAGATAAACACAATGTTCTGTTTCAATGAAACAGTACTGCCCAAAAACATTTCCAGTGTCACTTATTGTGGCTGCATAAATAAATCCTGCATCGGAGAAGTCGACCATCCAATCCTTAAATTGCTCACCCTCTGAATAGGAGAAGGAGCCGGTAAAGAAAACCATAAAAAACAAGCAGAGAATAATTCGCATAGATATCAACCTAATCCCATAAACCGGACTATTTCTTTTTGGTCTTCCTTCGAAGTGTCTTGATAAAGCCGTCATAATCTCCTTCAATAACCGAATTTTTCGGGATGATGTGGGCATTCGATGCCGAGGTATAGACATAGGTATGATCGTCTGAGGAAATAATTTTCTCGACCGACTTGAGCGCTATCCTGTTCTCCGTGGCCTCCGACTTAAGCATCAGCTCGTTGCCAACAATTTCCAGCTCTTGCTGGCCGAGCAACGCTTCATTCTGCGGTTCCGCATAAACCTTCCGGAGCTGCCGGGCCGTACTCCAGCGAAAGAATGCCGGCTGAAGAAAGTATATCGGAGTCGAAACGCAAAACGCGACAAAGCTGATAACGATGGCTGTCTTGGACGGCGTCGCCCGTTCGACAAACATGATCGCCGATACTGCGACCAGCGGCGTAAAAGCCCAGACCAGGCGCATGATTGACAGTTTGCGCTTCATTTCCGGAATCGAATCAATATGGTCCTGGTTAAATTTAACCGCATCTTCGAGCTTGAGAGAATAAATCAGTTTCATTGTTTCCCATCCTTAAAATTAAAAAGCAGTAAACAGGGGTTCTGGTTAAATAACTCTACTTAAGTGATTTGATTGCCGACGACAGGATGATCTTTCCCTGGGTGGCGTAAAATTCATGGTTTTTCTCGATATCCTTGATCGGGTAAAGGTAATTGACCATCAGACCGAATGATTGTTCCATCCCTTTTCCGGAAACATCTCCAAGCCAGTTCACCCGCTCAATCCGGGCGCCGTTGCCGAGATGGAAACGCTCGACCGGATCGATCGGCTGACCATCGTCGCGGGTGGTGTGGAAATAGTGATAGAGTAGCTTTTCGAGAATCGGTTTTAATACTGTCGACACGTTGTCGTCGTGCGCCCATTCATTCTGCTCAAGGAAATTAAGTAAATCAGGCTCTGCCGAACGGTTGATCGACAACTGGGCCAGTTCAAGCATGCCGTCGGCATCAATCAGACGGACCCTCTCCTCCTCATCAAGGCTGTTGAGCCAGCGCCTGAATCCCGGAATCGGCGACAGGGTCGCAAAGGTCTTGATATTGGGAAGCTCGGCCTTAAGCGATGCAACAACCCGCTTGATCAGGAAATTACCGAAACTGATCCCCTTGAGCCCTTGCTGGGCATTGGAGATCGAATAAAAGATAGCAGTATCCGCCTTCTCTGGATCAACATCCGGCGTACTTTCATCAAGTAAGGTCTGGACACTCTCGGCAATCCCGTTAGTCAGGGCTACTTCAACAAAAATCAGCGGCTCACCCGGCATGTTCGGATGGAAGAAAGCATAGCAACGGCGATCCAGGTGCAGGCGATGCCGTAAATCCTGCCATGAATTGATTTCATGCACCGCTTCGTACTCAACCAATTTTTCCAGAAGAGCCGCCGGTGACTGCCAGTCGACCTGACGCATTTTCAGCAAACCGACATCGAACCAGTTCGCCAGCAGGTGTCTCAATTCCCGGTCAAAAGGTTTCAGATCACTGTTCTCACGACAGAATCCAAGAAGATCACGCCGTAAATCGACCAGAAATTTGATGCCATTCGGCAGAGCACTGAACTGACTCAACAATTTCAGTCGGGGCGGTTCCAAAAGATCACGCATGGCCGCCTCGACCGAGCTATAATCGGCATCACTGGCGAGGTAGGCATGGCACTGTTTGCGCATTGCGGCGCGATCAAGCCCGTATTCGTTGGCCAGAATTTCGAGGAAACGGCGGCGGCCGGTTTGCGAAAGATGCTGGTAAAGTTCACCAATCTGCATGGCATGACTGCGCGCCGAAACTTCTCCGCCCCTGGCTCCGATCCAGTTATCGAGATGTCGCCTGAGGATCTCTTCGTCGCCGTTTGCAAGGTCGAGGTCAACGCGACTGTGGCGATCACCGAGCAGGCTACCGGTCAGATTCGACCAACTTCGCCCCAGATTTTTCAGACTGTATTTAAACATGGTTCTCCCCGGCCCGAATTTTCGGTTGCCTAAAGGTATCGTGACTAGAAAGAAACTTCCAGAAGATTTTCAGAAAGGTTTCCGGATGGGGAGCAGATGATTCAGACTCACCATTATTCAACAAAAAAAGGGAGCCGAAGCTCCCCTCTTTCGGTACTTATCCATGTTCAATCATCGAGGCTTCTTGTTTTGTTGATCATTTTATCCTTGTTGCTCGTTCCGGTTTCAATCGATTCGCCGAACAGGCCGATCGCATAGATGATGCAGGCCATGATCACCAGAAATATGACAAACTTGAAGCTCGCTTTCGGTTTTTGGTAAGCAATAACCACAAAGATTACCGCAATCACGACCACGACAATGGAATACTCATGATAAAACTCGACGGCATACATCCACATTGTTTCAAAATTCATATCACTTTACCTCGGCTGCGTTCGGAAAAAGAAGGCGAAATTGACATAAGCAAGCTCGGTATCGGCACTGAAGTGGCTGCTTTCCCAGGCAGTCCCATTCCAGTTCGGACCCCGGCCATGATACCCCATCATGATATAACCACCTTTGGCCGACATGCTCAGTCGGCCCGGGAAATTGAAGTTGACCCCGGCGGTCGCCCCGACCCCGAATCCGTACAGATCAAAATCACGGGCGGTTGCTCCTTCGAGGTCTCCCTCAATCAACTCCATGCGGATTTCCGGGCCGAACCAGAGCCTGATATTAGGAGCGACCAGACCACCGAAACCAAAATTGTGATTCATGACCAGGCCGTCAAGGTCGGCATCGACGCCGGCCCGATTATTGTAGTCTTCAATCTCGAGCATTGTTCGGCCAAGTTCAAGACGGTAATTGAACATCCTGTTCGTAGCGAGATTGGAGTCGACGACAAAGCCAAAATCGTGGTGTGTGCTGTCGATATCAAAATCATAATCGCCATCCCAGTCGCCATCAGTTACCTTGCCATCCTGGAAATACATCCCGATGCCGCCGGCAAAAACGGGGGTCGCGAGCAGTGACAGCAACAGGACGATCAGGCTGAAGCGGATCAGGTTAGTGATGTTCATATAAGCCTCCCCGGGCAAGAATGGTGAAAGTCATACCTCAGTGTCAGAATTTTGCACAGATCATGCCATAGATTAGAATATCATAAGGCAACAATCTCAATTGTCAGCGGAACCGGGTATGAGGTAGAGATAACAACGTCTGGATAAATTATAACAGCGACATACTGCCATAAAGCTGCCAGAATGAGTTACAACAAAAAAGTTTTTTTGCAACGTATTGGCTTGCATTGTAGATTATTAACAACAAATCCGTCCCCGGCAGACAGCTTCGGTTTCCGGAGACTCCTGTACGGTGACGCCAACAATCGGGAGAATATCATGCGACAATCGATCTTGGCGACTTTGCTAATCTTGTATGCAGCCACACCCCTTATGGCGACAGAAGTTCCGACCGTTGAACTCGGGCAGAAACTGTTTGAATCGACCCTGATCGGCAGCAACGGCAATAGCTGCTCGGGTTGTCATCCCGACGGTAAAGGCCTCGAAGAGATTGACGCCTACGATGACGGCATGCTCAAGGAGATGACTAATTTCTGTATCCGGGATGCGCTCAAAGGTGAAATGATGGATCTCGAGTCGACCGAAATAGAATCGTTTCTGCTCTACCTGCGCAAGCTGCACCGATCGATGCAACCGAAGCAATAGTGTTGATCGGGCATCATTAACATCCACAACCGCAATTATGGCAGGTTTTTCGATGCTCGGCATCCGGGACAATGGTTTCCGGGGCAAATGCCAGGCGCTTGACTCCGCGCCTGATATCTTCCGGCAAATCACATTCCGGCGACTCGCCAATCACATGACCGAGGCAGGGATTGCCGCCCTCCGATGAACGGAGGCGGATGCTGTTGAGGATGTCGCCATAGCCCTTTATTTCGACCGAGATGTCCTCTTCCCTGGAAAACCTGACAGCGACCCCCGCGTCAGCCAGTTCGGCACTGATCTCTTCGGCCAGGTCCGCAATCGTCGCGGCCTCGACGTTGTAGGTCCAGTCGCTGACAAAATCACGATGATAAAGAGCTATGGTAATAACTTTAGACATGTCAGGCCTGTTCGATCCAGGATGTATCGCCGCTCCCCTGCCTGAGGACTTCAATAGTGTCATTAACCAGAGAGATAACAGTTGAAGAGTCACCCATCATCACGCCGCCATCGACCACGAGGTCAATTGACTTACCGAAACGGGCTTCGATTTCATCCGGGTCATTGACCGGATCGTCACCGGAAGTATTGGCGCTGGTCGTCACGAGCGGATGCCCGAGTTCACGAACGATCGCCAGGGCGATTTCATTGTCAGGGATGCGGACTCCGACCGTCTTTTGATTGGTTGTCAGCAGTTTCGGAACCTGACGGGTCGCCTCGAGGACAAAGGTATACGGCCCGGGCAGGTGGCGTTTGAGGATCTTGTAGGCAAAGTTGCTGACCTGACAATAGCCGGAGATATCAGAAATGTCGGCGCAGATAAACGAAAAGGGCTTGCGGGCATCCCGCTTCTTGACCTGATAGATCCGTTTGACCCCCTTGCTGTTATAAATATCACATCCGAGGCCATAGATGGTGTCGGTCGGATAGACGATCACCCCGCCCTGGCGCAAGGTATCAACAATGCGGGTCACGAGACGCGGTTGCGGGTTGTCAGGATTGAGATGTAACAGCATCGGCTTGCCCCATCGGTCAGATTTAACAGTTGCAGCGGCAGAATAGCAAATTAGTTGATAAAAAGGAAGATGACTTGTGGTTATCCGCTACGGCCGGCTACAGCAAGTACACCAATCCATCGATCGACTTGAGGTTTCGATAGATCGTATACAGTTGTTCTTTCGATGTGAGGTGTGTCAGCGCTGAGACGCATGAATATTTACCACCTGAACTCAAACGAACGCGAATGGCATCATCGGGGCAGTTAGCGCTCCGGTTGACCGCCTCTTTGACCGCCAGGCGAAAAGCATCGCCTGCATTGCCCGGGCCGAAAGCCTTGAAGGTATAATCACAGGGAAATTCTATCTCGGGGACGGCTGAATCAGTCATTTTCCGGGTCCGTCAGTCCGGTTAACCCCGGTATGGCCAAAGCCGCCGCTGCCACGCGAGGAACTGTCCAGGGAATCGACAAGCATGAGTTCGGCCTGGGCGACCGGAGCGATCACCAGTTGGGCAATCCGATCTCCATGGTTGAAGAGAACCGGCTGTGAACCATGATTGATGGCGATAACCCCAATTTCACCACGATAGTCGGCATCGATGGTTCCGGGAGAATTGAGCATGGTGATCCCCTCACGCAAGGCCAGTCCCGACCGGGGTCGAACCTGACCTTCGTATCCGACCGGAATCGACAGGGCGATGCCGGTCGGGATCAGCGTCCGCTCTCCGGGCTGAAGTTCTACAGGTTGTTCGAGGGCGGCACAGAGGTCCATTCCGGCAGCATGTTGCGACATGTACCGGGGCAGTACCGCGTCTGTGCGTAATTTAACAATCGGAATTTCGATCATAACAAGCCCTTGTCCACTCAGTTTTTCACGGTTAGATCAATTGATGTCTTATCGATGCGACCGGCATCACCAAGCAGCTGCAGGGTCAGGTATTCATCCCTGAACAACTCATTTGCCAGGCGGCAGACCTGGTCGGCCGTTACTGATTCAAGCTGCGTCATCGCCTGTTCAATCGAAAGCTGGGTGCCGAGATAAAGTTCGTTCTTGGCAAGCCGGGTCATTCTGTTTTCAGTATTTTCGAGAGACAACAGGAGATTTCCCCGCAACTGTTCACGGGCGGCATTGAACTCGTAAGCCGGCACCGGTTCGCGGATCAGATTTTTCAATTCGGCGAGAATCAGATCAATAACATAGAGAGCCTGGTCCGGTGCGGTTGCGGCATAGACGATTTGAGCCCCTGTATCAGAATGGCAATTCAGGTAGCTGTATATCGAATAGGCAAGGCCCCTATCTTCACGAATCGATTGGAACAGGCGGGAGCTCATGCTTCCACCGAGGATTGTATTCAGGAAATAGAGGGCGTATCGATCCGGATCATTTTGCGGCAAGGCTTTGGTACCAAGGCAGATATGTATCTGTTCAAGCGATTTCTCGCGAACATCAATGCCGCCATGACAGACCGGTGATTCAATCGGGGAGCCGTGACCGGCTGCCGGTACGGACGAAAACTCACTTGCAACCTGATCGACAACTTTATCGTGTTCAAGCTTGCCGGCAGCAGTTATCAGCAGGTTCTCGCCACAATAACAGTCGGCAACGAACCTGAGCAGAGTATCCCGGTCAAAATGAGCAACCGTCTCAGCCGTCCCGAGGATCGGTCTTGCCAACGGATTGTTTTTCCAGAAAAGGCGGCCGAAAAGTTCATGGATCTGATCATCCGGAGTATCTTCGACCATGGCGATCTCATTGAGGATGATCCGCCTTTCCTTCTCAATTTCTTCAAGA
This window contains:
- a CDS encoding CMP deaminase, which encodes MGIAFAVREKANCTGNRVGAVIVKENRVISTGYNGVPEGMENCLDGGCLRCSNPGGQFASGQGYDLCICVHAEQNALLSAARFGIAVEGATLYTTMQPCFGCAKELAQAHVKSVVYLHPWVPSDADPVMDQHKKREYDKILSNISVTRIDLEDPRAEWAVTTLRGV
- a CDS encoding C4-dicarboxylate ABC transporter permease, whose protein sequence is MNPTEQEAEDQETESHLRPSRLLLVMGVAVSVLHIWFNVVTILPSLWQNSLHFAGFALVASLVYPLRKDPNMLWKSLDVMLGLLAAGSAIFLIAREDAIYARGVTMSPLEWVAGIILILCALEFTRRAAGWFIPFLIIVSLSYIAWWGSLIDGVFKFSGLSLETILFRSIYGDDAIFGTIASISATYVFMFLLFGAFLLRSGAGEFVIDLARAVAGRMVGGPGLVAVFASGLMGTISGSAVANTASTGVITIPLMKRAGFPARFAAGVEAAASTGGQLMPPIMGAGAFVMATYTQISYNTIILVSILPAILYFATVAFFVRIEAKKNHVNALDGEEVSAIEVLKKGGIVFLLPIGILIGLLIYGFTPTYAAGISIIAVVVTSWLTANKMGPRAIVEAMAIGVKNMVMTAILLCSVGLIVNVIATAGVGNTFSLMITEWAGNSMIIAILLIALASLVLGMGLPVTAAYIVLGTLSAPALHALIADNMLVEALVSGHIPETAKALFMVAVPERFAEIGSPMTTAAAQAIVDTIPIDMAGMVRDAVISADAMTFALLAAHLIVFWLSQDSNVTPPVALAAFTGAAIAGTKPMETGFQSWKVAKGLYIVPLLFAYTPFIGGSWDEVFMIFFFAMFGLYAFTAAIQGFMEAPLKLPVRLITFGCAVALLYPSDLLIHLAGLVVLCGIFTFNFRASRMTGEAASAV
- a CDS encoding C4-dicarboxylate ABC transporter substrate-binding protein, whose amino-acid sequence is MLNLKRTLLAIVALSIMLTPFAASDVRAAEERNYLLATASTGGTYYPVGVALSTLVKVKLQPKQKIAMSAINSAGSGENVKLLRDNEVQFAILQGLYGSYAWNGTGPIKNDGPQRNLRAVTMLWQNVEHYAVLKKFAKTGTVSDLVGMKGEAMSMGKKNSGTLGSNTVILGNLGVDIEKDYDLIHVGYGPSADALQNGQISGFGIPAGVPASAVTKAVANMVSDIAVLDFTDKQLKQADGGLDLWTRYVIPAGTYPGQAKDINTIAQPNFLSVRADVDEDAVYQITKTIYENLPFLNAIHGATKAMAIEKAISGLPMPLHPGAARYYQEVGIKIPERLLAK
- a CDS encoding AEC family transporter, with product MINDFLFAVHITAPIFFIIGFGIFFKRLGWITDEFARIGSDLVFKVTLPCLLFVKLVDTDFENGIPVLLITYALIATTIVFLLLDNVICKSIASGADRGAFVQGTFRGNMGIIGLAYCLSAFGESVITIASIYLAIMTTLYNVLSIITLSRHQQQENTPNMGAYVIKSVAKNPLIIAIAAGVSVALIKMPVPEILLSTGEYFAGMTLPLALLCAGASIRLKEFQSSPLLYWATCGKLFFVPLIVTGGGIAIGLRGESLGVLFLMSASPTAAASYPMAQALGANYHLAAAIIAATSLASICSSTLGIFLLRVFDLI
- a CDS encoding Malonyl-CoA decarboxylase; its protein translation is MFKYSLKNLGRSWSNLTGSLLGDRHSRVDLDLANGDEEILRRHLDNWIGARGGEVSARSHAMQIGELYQHLSQTGRRRFLEILANEYGLDRAAMRKQCHAYLASDADYSSVEAAMRDLLEPPRLKLLSQFSALPNGIKFLVDLRRDLLGFCRENSDLKPFDRELRHLLANWFDVGLLKMRQVDWQSPAALLEKLVEYEAVHEINSWQDLRHRLHLDRRCYAFFHPNMPGEPLIFVEVALTNGIAESVQTLLDESTPDVDPEKADTAIFYSISNAQQGLKGISFGNFLIKRVVASLKAELPNIKTFATLSPIPGFRRWLNSLDEEERVRLIDADGMLELAQLSINRSAEPDLLNFLEQNEWAHDDNVSTVLKPILEKLLYHYFHTTRDDGQPIDPVERFHLGNGARIERVNWLGDVSGKGMEQSFGLMVNYLYPIKDIEKNHEFYATQGKIILSSAIKSLK
- a CDS encoding cytochrome C, translated to MRQSILATLLILYAATPLMATEVPTVELGQKLFESTLIGSNGNSCSGCHPDGKGLEEIDAYDDGMLKEMTNFCIRDALKGEMMDLESTEIESFLLYLRKLHRSMQPKQ
- a CDS encoding threonylcarbamoyl-AMP synthase, whose translation is MLLHLNPDNPQPRLVTRIVDTLRQGGVIVYPTDTIYGLGCDIYNSKGVKRIYQVKKRDARKPFSFICADISDISGYCQVSNFAYKILKRHLPGPYTFVLEATRQVPKLLTTNQKTVGVRIPDNEIALAIVRELGHPLVTTSANTSGDDPVNDPDEIEARFGKSIDLVVDGGVMMGDSSTVISLVNDTIEVLRQGSGDTSWIEQA